Proteins found in one Bacteroidales bacterium genomic segment:
- a CDS encoding thioredoxin family protein, translated as MEVIILGTGCAKCKQLYELVQEVINESGIDVNLSKQEDIMEIMKYNIMTMPGLVVDGTVKVKGYVPSENEIRKALNI; from the coding sequence ATGGAAGTAATCATATTGGGCACAGGGTGTGCAAAGTGCAAACAATTGTATGAACTTGTTCAGGAAGTCATCAATGAATCAGGGATAGATGTCAATCTCAGCAAACAGGAAGACATTATGGAGATCATGAAATACAACATAATGACCATGCCGGGATTAGTGGTTGATGGAACGGTAAAGGTCAAAGGATATGTTCCTTCAGAAAATGAGATACGAAAAGCACTGAATATTTAA
- a CDS encoding permease, with translation MELKKELRILIWIIVVFAAVFFMPIGNQTFMTAIAATLDLAKWYAQEHVVLCLLPAFFIAGVISVFVSQGAVLKYFGANAKKWLSYTVAGVSGAILAVCSCTILPLFSSIYKRGAGLGPAIAFLYSGPAISILSIILTARILGFEMGMARMIGAIGFAIIIGLIMSFIYRKEEKAKKEEQMNIPPVPEKRPMWQTTIHFFSLVLILVFANWGAPSPDDTGSLWYYIYSYKWYITAGLSLVLAYSLIHVLKIKWTWVLAGIVATVISAFLASHFVGNPKFVPLIPMITGIISLSLMTLLDKRNGENREWTLSSWGFAKQIIPLLAVGVLIAGFMLGSTHDNISIPGVIPNEWVQWAVGGNSFFSNFFASLVGAFMYFATLTEVPIIQGLLASGMGKGPALALLLAGPSLSLPNMLVIKGVLGTGKTVVYVSLVVVMATISGLIYGTFF, from the coding sequence ATGGAACTGAAAAAAGAGCTCAGGATATTGATATGGATCATCGTTGTTTTTGCTGCGGTTTTCTTTATGCCGATTGGTAACCAGACTTTTATGACAGCAATAGCTGCCACATTGGATCTTGCTAAATGGTATGCACAAGAACATGTAGTGTTGTGTTTGTTACCGGCATTTTTTATTGCCGGGGTAATATCCGTATTTGTCAGTCAGGGAGCGGTCTTAAAATATTTTGGTGCCAACGCGAAAAAATGGCTGTCATATACTGTCGCCGGAGTATCCGGGGCTATTCTTGCAGTCTGTTCTTGCACCATACTGCCTCTTTTTTCCAGTATCTATAAACGCGGTGCCGGTTTAGGACCGGCCATTGCATTCTTGTATTCAGGTCCTGCCATAAGCATACTGTCAATTATTCTTACTGCACGAATCCTGGGTTTTGAAATGGGGATGGCACGAATGATCGGAGCAATCGGTTTTGCTATTATCATCGGTCTGATCATGTCCTTTATATATCGCAAAGAAGAAAAAGCCAAAAAGGAAGAACAGATGAATATACCTCCTGTTCCTGAAAAACGTCCGATGTGGCAAACTACCATTCATTTTTTTTCTTTGGTACTGATACTCGTTTTTGCTAATTGGGGAGCACCTTCACCGGATGATACGGGAAGTCTTTGGTACTACATTTATTCTTATAAATGGTATATTACCGCAGGTTTGTCACTGGTACTTGCCTACTCATTGATTCATGTACTGAAAATAAAGTGGACATGGGTATTGGCAGGTATTGTAGCAACAGTTATATCTGCGTTTCTCGCATCGCATTTTGTCGGTAACCCGAAATTTGTGCCACTGATTCCTATGATTACCGGAATAATTTCATTAAGCCTGATGACTTTACTGGATAAAAGGAATGGCGAGAACAGGGAATGGACATTGTCATCATGGGGATTTGCCAAGCAAATCATCCCCTTATTGGCAGTTGGCGTACTTATTGCCGGTTTTATGCTCGGTTCTACCCATGACAATATATCTATACCGGGAGTGATACCTAATGAATGGGTGCAATGGGCTGTCGGGGGAAACTCTTTTTTTTCAAATTTCTTTGCGAGCCTTGTGGGGGCATTCATGTATTTTGCTACTCTTACCGAAGTTCCTATAATACAGGGTTTATTGGCTTCAGGTATGGGAAAAGGTCCTGCATTAGCTTTATTATTGGCCGGACCTTCATTATCTTTGCCCAATATGTTAGTCATTAAAGGTGTGCTGGGAACAGGGAAAACAGTGGTTTATGTATCGCTGGTAGTAGTGATGGCAACTATTTCAGGGCTAATATACGGAACATTCTTTTAA
- a CDS encoding GNAT family N-acetyltransferase, whose translation MASLINIRKIALEDVPAICRIYNYYIEHTVITFETSPVSENEMSQRVKSIISDGFPYYVATINDKIAGYYYLNNWNNRCAYALTKEVTVYLDKECTGNGLGTLLYQHLFENLDKEKVHVLIAGICIPNEKSVRLHEKFGFKQVSNMKEIGRKFDEWRDVGHWQLVMT comes from the coding sequence ATGGCATCTTTAATAAACATAAGAAAAATAGCACTGGAGGATGTACCGGCCATTTGCCGTATCTATAACTACTACATTGAACATACGGTCATTACGTTTGAAACATCACCTGTCTCGGAAAATGAGATGAGTCAACGGGTAAAAAGCATTATCAGTGACGGCTTTCCTTATTATGTCGCAACAATCAACGATAAAATAGCCGGTTATTATTACCTGAATAACTGGAATAACCGGTGTGCGTATGCGTTAACCAAAGAAGTCACTGTTTATCTGGATAAGGAATGTACTGGTAATGGTTTGGGAACACTTTTGTACCAACATCTTTTCGAAAATCTGGATAAAGAAAAAGTCCATGTACTCATTGCCGGGATCTGTATTCCAAATGAAAAGAGTGTACGGTTACATGAAAAATTCGGTTTCAAACAGGTGTCCAACATGAAAGAAATAGGACGAAAGTTTGATGAATGGCGAGACGTCGGACACTGGCAACTGGTTATGACCTGA
- a CDS encoding DUF3887 domain-containing protein — protein sequence MSTKWLVNPFQKIAGWRALGLGIVIMLATAIFGKINHMFFDGVLDVHTLSHSFAEAFAAQAINLISVFIVMWLAGALFSRSKIRPIDIAGTMALSRAPMLFLALVGFLPIVPESIFDMLQTAIFVVICFIFVVWMITLMYHAFIVSCNIRGTRGNIVFIGALLVAEIISKCIFILLLGGNFLFFSSNEKTIITSEDSVTTKQALLTAEEFRIPEGQTIQQTAGKVIGYLNSGDYGRIILYFDEKMKEGVNSNKLRMLWTQLITLNGKFKEADTDVKAITREEYDILMIPCHFSQKNITLQLTFNKQGQISGLFIRPPADEK from the coding sequence ATGAGTACTAAATGGCTGGTCAACCCCTTTCAAAAAATTGCCGGATGGAGAGCATTAGGTTTAGGTATAGTTATCATGTTGGCTACCGCCATATTCGGAAAAATAAACCATATGTTTTTTGACGGGGTACTGGATGTACACACTCTTTCCCACAGTTTTGCAGAGGCATTTGCCGCACAGGCCATTAATCTTATTTCAGTATTTATCGTTATGTGGCTGGCAGGAGCTCTTTTTTCCAGATCAAAAATACGCCCCATTGATATTGCAGGCACCATGGCCCTATCAAGGGCCCCGATGTTATTTCTCGCCCTGGTCGGATTTCTTCCGATTGTGCCTGAAAGCATATTCGATATGTTGCAAACAGCCATTTTTGTCGTTATCTGTTTCATATTCGTTGTCTGGATGATTACGTTGATGTATCATGCGTTCATCGTGTCATGCAACATAAGAGGTACACGTGGCAACATTGTCTTCATTGGCGCTTTGCTTGTAGCAGAGATCATATCCAAATGCATTTTCATATTGTTGCTGGGAGGAAATTTTTTGTTCTTCAGTAGCAACGAAAAAACCATCATCACATCCGAAGATTCCGTAACGACAAAACAGGCCTTGTTAACAGCAGAAGAATTCCGGATACCTGAAGGACAAACGATTCAACAAACAGCAGGTAAGGTAATAGGATATCTCAATAGTGGTGATTACGGGAGGATTATTCTATATTTTGATGAAAAAATGAAGGAAGGGGTAAATAGTAATAAGCTGAGAATGCTATGGACACAGCTGATTACACTCAATGGAAAATTTAAAGAAGCGGATACTGATGTAAAGGCAATTACCCGTGAAGAATATGATATATTGATGATCCCCTGCCATTTTTCTCAAAAGAACATCACTTTGCAACTTACTTTCAATAAACAGGGACAGATCAGCGGTTTGTTTATAAGACCACCGGCAGATGAAAAATAA
- a CDS encoding alpha/beta hydrolase, producing MKNTILYISPSTQDKKTWVLTFLLGILPVIIFGWLFFPEYIQYGIVENIHWCILFFLFLSISVAGLACTPNQYVLTDKDFIIKRYVGNIHIPLDKIKAVRFMTDAEEKKMWRSFGYSGPFGRFGLFSTKGHPELHLFARRSNHLAIIATDHIRYVVAPDDLLIIDKIAEKTGQQEISDLMTGKTGTRQRVFRTIPYVVIGLVLLLIWIGYRDPKVSINEDVFKMSGLYGIQIPINEITKTDTITREEMPAISMRTNGFGMPGVQRGNYQLTTGEKVRLSLKGNMNPVIRMIDQGGQAYYFNFKDPGQTRNVFSRLKAVTALSENNIITGQWNSLMGNLRLIFHIRETDNKLSATMDSPDQKANDIPVTTIVFDGSRLSLGMPNIGLKYEGEWQNDSIIGIFEQNGFKIPLNLYREITDIKTVKRPQDPVKPYPYSSEDITFRNDHADITLAGTLTIPKEKGNFPAVILISGSGAQDRNEEILNHRPFLVIADYLTRNGIAVLRYDDRGTAQSTGNFSLATTEDLATDVESAITYLKTRKEINHKKIGLIGHSEGGIIAPMVAVKSKDVDFIILLAGSGIRGDSILLMQTELIAKASGVPEKEIRQSSEINSTVYECIVNNSGSVADLKKDIKNIISEAVKSGKITLGDQESTAEDQINKAVMSVTNPWMLYFIKYDPSIILQKVTCPVFALNGKKDLQVPSERNLSAIKNALEKGGNDKVTVKEYPGLNHLFQECETGSPSEYAIIEQTFSPVVLEDISDWILEQTK from the coding sequence ATGAAAAATACAATTTTGTACATCAGTCCATCTACCCAGGATAAAAAAACATGGGTCCTGACCTTTTTATTAGGTATTTTACCTGTTATTATATTCGGATGGTTGTTTTTCCCGGAATATATTCAATATGGCATAGTAGAAAATATTCACTGGTGCATCCTGTTTTTCCTGTTTCTTAGTATATCAGTAGCAGGATTGGCATGTACGCCTAACCAATATGTACTTACAGATAAAGATTTTATTATTAAAAGATATGTCGGAAATATCCATATCCCGCTGGATAAGATAAAAGCAGTCCGTTTCATGACAGATGCCGAGGAGAAAAAGATGTGGCGTTCCTTCGGCTATTCTGGCCCTTTTGGACGGTTCGGACTATTCTCAACCAAGGGCCATCCTGAATTACACCTGTTCGCAAGACGTTCCAATCATCTGGCAATCATAGCTACCGATCATATCCGTTATGTAGTAGCTCCGGATGATCTGTTGATCATCGATAAAATTGCGGAAAAAACCGGACAACAGGAGATATCCGATTTAATGACCGGAAAAACCGGAACCAGGCAACGGGTATTCCGGACCATACCTTATGTTGTTATAGGCCTTGTCTTATTGTTGATATGGATAGGATACCGGGATCCGAAAGTGAGTATCAATGAGGATGTTTTCAAAATGAGTGGTCTGTATGGAATACAAATTCCTATTAATGAAATTACAAAAACAGACACCATTACCCGGGAAGAAATGCCGGCCATAAGCATGCGTACAAATGGTTTCGGGATGCCGGGCGTGCAGCGTGGAAATTATCAACTAACCACTGGCGAAAAAGTAAGGCTCAGCCTGAAAGGGAATATGAATCCGGTAATCAGGATGATTGACCAAGGCGGACAGGCTTATTATTTCAATTTTAAAGATCCGGGGCAAACGCGGAATGTCTTTTCAAGATTGAAAGCTGTAACAGCATTGTCTGAAAACAATATAATTACCGGACAATGGAATAGCCTCATGGGCAACCTAAGACTTATTTTTCATATCCGGGAGACGGATAATAAATTATCCGCCACCATGGATAGTCCGGATCAGAAAGCGAATGACATTCCTGTCACCACGATTGTGTTCGACGGCTCCAGATTATCCCTGGGAATGCCCAATATCGGACTGAAATACGAAGGGGAATGGCAGAATGATTCAATTATAGGGATTTTTGAGCAGAACGGGTTTAAAATCCCACTGAACCTGTATCGGGAAATAACAGATATAAAAACGGTAAAAAGGCCCCAGGATCCTGTGAAACCCTATCCATATTCTTCCGAAGATATTACTTTCAGGAACGACCATGCGGATATTACCCTGGCAGGAACTTTAACTATTCCGAAAGAAAAAGGTAATTTCCCTGCCGTAATATTGATTTCGGGTAGCGGTGCTCAGGACAGGAACGAAGAGATATTGAATCACAGGCCGTTCCTCGTAATAGCAGATTATCTGACCCGTAACGGAATTGCCGTATTGCGGTACGACGATCGTGGGACAGCCCAATCTACCGGTAATTTTTCCCTTGCCACCACCGAAGACCTGGCTACTGACGTTGAAAGTGCGATTACCTACCTGAAAACAAGAAAAGAAATCAACCATAAAAAAATAGGATTGATCGGCCATAGCGAAGGTGGTATCATTGCACCGATGGTAGCCGTCAAATCCAAAGATGTGGATTTTATTATATTACTTGCCGGAAGCGGGATTCGTGGTGATTCCATTTTGTTGATGCAAACGGAACTGATCGCCAAAGCATCAGGTGTGCCTGAAAAAGAAATCAGACAATCTTCAGAAATCAATTCCACCGTTTATGAATGTATTGTCAATAATTCCGGATCTGTGGCCGATCTAAAAAAAGATATAAAAAATATCATTTCCGAGGCCGTTAAATCGGGAAAGATCACTTTGGGCGATCAGGAGAGCACAGCTGAAGATCAGATAAATAAAGCTGTAATGAGTGTTACCAACCCATGGATGTTGTATTTTATCAAATATGACCCATCTATCATTCTACAGAAAGTAACCTGTCCCGTATTTGCATTAAATGGTAAAAAAGATTTACAGGTACCATCGGAAAGAAACCTCAGTGCTATCAAAAATGCTTTGGAAAAAGGCGGAAATGACAAAGTTACCGTAAAAGAATACCCGGGCCTTAATCATTTATTCCAGGAATGTGAAACGGGATCACCCAGTGAGTATGCTATTATAGAACAGACTTTTTCGCCCGTTGTATTGGAAGACATTTCAGATTGGATATTGGAACAGACAAAATAA
- a CDS encoding DUF2089 domain-containing protein, with translation MLPCICPSCQSVLKVKSLKCETCQTEVSGLYELPLLARLTREEQEFIISFVKKSGSLKEMSKHMGLSYPTVRNLLDDIISKIEREEHEEKK, from the coding sequence ATGTTACCCTGTATATGTCCGAGTTGCCAATCAGTACTCAAAGTAAAAAGCCTGAAATGTGAAACATGCCAGACGGAAGTTTCCGGATTATATGAATTACCTCTATTGGCGAGACTTACGCGTGAAGAACAAGAATTCATCATCAGTTTCGTAAAGAAAAGCGGAAGCCTGAAAGAAATGTCCAAGCACATGGGATTAAGTTATCCTACCGTACGCAATTTACTGGATGATATTATCAGTAAAATCGAAAGGGAAGAGCATGAAGAAAAAAAATAA
- a CDS encoding peptide MFS transporter, producing the protein MFKNHPKGLLGAALSNMGERFGFYIMMAILLLFLEFKFDFVGTPYGGLIYSVFYALIYVLALVGGLIADRTKNYKSTITIGIVLMMIGYAVIAWPTPTPAPNKTITLIITCLGLFAIAFGNGLFKGNLQAVVGQLYDNPEYSDKRDTGFQIFYMFINVGAMFAPLLAVGLRNWVVSSQGYAFNEDLPALCNEYLSNGAAMTQEAMARFTLLASEVGNKLPNLADFAKDYLNVFVTGYHYSFAIAILAMLISFVIFMTNKNKLPNPADKSINRSQAAEIVEMSAAEIKQRIYALFAVFGVVIFFWFSFHQNGVTLTKFANDYTRLDGMVLDLGFTVLKGAELFQSFNPFFVVCLTPIVIGLFGWLKARGKEPSTPKKIGIGMGIAAIAFVVMALGSYGLPSTQERIAEGGLNPALRVTPWLLIGTYFILTVAELFISPLGLSFVSKVAPPQYQGIMQGAWLSATAVGNQLLFIGTILYNNIPIWATWTVFVVACLLSMGTMLAMVKWLERVTK; encoded by the coding sequence ATGTTTAAAAATCATCCAAAAGGCCTGCTTGGAGCTGCTCTCTCGAATATGGGAGAACGTTTCGGGTTCTACATTATGATGGCCATCCTATTGCTTTTCCTTGAGTTCAAATTCGACTTTGTGGGAACACCCTACGGAGGCCTCATTTATTCAGTATTTTATGCGCTGATCTATGTTCTTGCACTTGTTGGCGGTTTGATTGCAGACAGGACCAAGAACTACAAAAGCACCATTACCATAGGTATCGTACTGATGATGATCGGTTATGCGGTGATTGCATGGCCTACGCCGACACCTGCCCCCAATAAAACGATCACTTTAATCATCACCTGTCTCGGACTGTTTGCAATTGCTTTCGGTAATGGCTTGTTCAAGGGTAATCTCCAGGCTGTAGTCGGACAACTTTATGACAATCCCGAATACTCCGACAAACGTGATACGGGTTTCCAGATCTTCTATATGTTCATCAATGTAGGAGCCATGTTTGCACCTCTTCTTGCCGTGGGGCTCAGGAACTGGGTCGTTTCATCGCAGGGATATGCTTTTAATGAAGATCTTCCAGCCCTTTGTAACGAGTACTTATCAAATGGAGCAGCAATGACTCAGGAAGCTATGGCCCGTTTTACGTTACTTGCTTCTGAGGTCGGAAATAAATTACCTAATCTGGCAGATTTTGCAAAAGATTATCTTAACGTATTCGTTACCGGTTATCACTACTCCTTTGCCATTGCAATCTTAGCGATGTTGATATCTTTTGTGATTTTCATGACAAATAAGAATAAATTGCCGAATCCGGCCGATAAAAGTATTAATAGATCTCAGGCAGCAGAAATCGTAGAAATGAGTGCGGCAGAAATCAAGCAACGTATATACGCCTTGTTTGCCGTATTTGGTGTCGTTATCTTTTTCTGGTTCTCTTTTCACCAAAACGGAGTAACCCTGACAAAATTTGCCAATGACTATACCCGTCTTGACGGTATGGTTCTGGATCTTGGATTTACTGTCCTTAAAGGCGCCGAGTTGTTCCAATCCTTTAATCCATTTTTCGTGGTGTGTCTTACACCCATAGTGATCGGACTTTTCGGTTGGTTGAAAGCCAGGGGAAAAGAACCTTCCACTCCCAAGAAAATAGGAATAGGCATGGGTATTGCTGCAATTGCCTTTGTAGTGATGGCTCTCGGCTCATACGGACTTCCTTCTACTCAGGAAAGAATAGCCGAAGGCGGATTGAATCCAGCTTTGCGTGTAACCCCGTGGTTGCTTATAGGTACTTATTTTATCCTTACAGTGGCAGAATTATTTATTAGTCCCCTCGGATTGTCATTCGTATCAAAAGTCGCTCCTCCCCAGTATCAGGGTATCATGCAAGGGGCATGGTTAAGTGCAACGGCAGTAGGAAATCAGCTTTTATTTATTGGTACTATATTATACAATAACATCCCTATCTGGGCTACATGGACCGTATTCGTAGTAGCATGCCTGTTATCGATGGGTACAATGCTTGCTATGGTCAAGTGGCTTGAAAGAGTAACAAAATAA
- a CDS encoding inositol monophosphatase → MIDFQELCMKVCEVAKEAGTFIRKEADTFSSKKIEVKGLHNFVSYVDKGSEQLIVERLQQLLPEAGFIAEEGTNDTRGDRYNWVIDPLDGTTNFIHGLPPYAVSIGLLEDNRPVMGVVYEVTLKECFYAWKDSAAYLNGKEIRVSDRTVVQDALIATGFPYYDYHLMRPYIECLEYFLKNSHGVRRLGSAATDLAYVACGRFEAFYEYSLSPWDVTAGVFILQQAGGRISDFSGGDNYIFGKELVASNAPIFDEFLHVVQKYLHK, encoded by the coding sequence ATGATTGATTTTCAGGAACTTTGCATGAAAGTATGTGAAGTGGCCAAAGAAGCAGGAACTTTCATCCGTAAGGAAGCGGATACGTTTTCATCGAAAAAAATTGAAGTAAAAGGGCTGCATAATTTTGTATCTTATGTGGATAAAGGATCGGAGCAGCTGATCGTGGAACGGTTGCAACAACTGCTTCCTGAAGCCGGTTTCATTGCCGAAGAAGGTACCAATGACACCCGGGGAGATAGATATAACTGGGTTATCGATCCACTGGACGGGACTACAAATTTTATCCATGGATTACCCCCTTATGCCGTCAGTATAGGCTTATTGGAAGATAACCGTCCGGTAATGGGGGTTGTATATGAAGTGACCCTAAAAGAATGCTTTTACGCATGGAAAGATAGTGCCGCCTATCTCAACGGAAAGGAAATACGTGTTTCTGATAGGACTGTAGTACAGGATGCTTTGATTGCCACAGGTTTTCCTTATTATGACTATCATCTAATGCGACCTTACATTGAATGCCTGGAATATTTTTTGAAGAATTCACATGGGGTAAGACGTCTTGGATCGGCAGCTACTGATCTTGCTTATGTTGCCTGCGGACGTTTCGAAGCATTTTATGAATATAGCCTCAGCCCATGGGATGTGACTGCAGGTGTGTTCATCCTGCAACAGGCCGGAGGCCGGATCAGTGATTTCTCCGGTGGGGATAATTACATTTTCGGAAAAGAGCTGGTGGCTTCCAATGCACCTATTTTTGATGAGTTTTTACATGTAGTGCAAAAATACCTACATAAATAA
- a CDS encoding SDR family NAD(P)-dependent oxidoreductase: protein MKKIALVTGATAGIGKATAEILACNGYNLIITGRRKTILNELKGELGVKFKCDVLALNFDIRNRESTETAIDKLPASWKKISVLVNNAGLAAGLSPIQDGWVDDWDQMIDTNVKGLLYITRKVAPLMVEAGSGHIINITSIAAKEVYENGNVYCATKHAVDALTKGMRIDLLKHNIKVTSIAPGMVNTEFSLVRFKGDKNRADKVYEGLVPLNADDVAEAIWFAVSRPPHVNINDLLIMPTAQATITATYRKESNEVKR, encoded by the coding sequence ATGAAAAAAATAGCTTTAGTTACCGGAGCAACGGCAGGCATCGGAAAGGCGACTGCAGAAATTTTGGCATGCAACGGCTATAATCTCATTATTACCGGTCGTCGTAAAACGATACTTAACGAATTGAAAGGTGAATTGGGCGTAAAATTCAAATGCGATGTTCTTGCCCTTAATTTTGATATTCGTAACCGTGAAAGTACAGAAACAGCCATAGACAAATTACCGGCTTCATGGAAAAAGATATCCGTATTGGTCAACAATGCCGGATTAGCAGCCGGATTGAGTCCGATTCAGGATGGATGGGTAGATGATTGGGATCAAATGATTGATACCAATGTCAAAGGTTTATTATACATTACCCGCAAAGTAGCACCTTTAATGGTCGAAGCCGGAAGCGGACATATTATCAATATTACTTCCATAGCTGCCAAAGAAGTATATGAGAACGGGAATGTATATTGTGCGACCAAGCATGCGGTTGATGCGCTGACAAAGGGAATGCGCATTGACCTGCTGAAACACAACATAAAAGTCACATCAATTGCTCCCGGAATGGTAAATACTGAGTTTTCCCTTGTCCGCTTCAAAGGAGATAAAAATCGGGCTGATAAAGTCTATGAAGGACTTGTTCCGCTTAATGCGGATGATGTTGCAGAGGCGATCTGGTTTGCTGTTTCAAGGCCTCCCCATGTCAACATTAATGATCTGTTGATCATGCCTACGGCGCAGGCAACCATTACTGCCACCTATAGAAAAGAGAGCAATGAGGTAAAGCGGTAG
- a CDS encoding redoxin domain-containing protein, with protein MKILLFCKNIFLLSFLTTISVFSQGYEIKISLKSKNDTVMLGHYFAKRDMMIPDDTVVLDKSGTGIFKGKKKLDRGVYFIINDQKQLFDIIIGDEQKFEILVDTADMLNKTRFKSSIENDVFFGFQRYNIEKSIEMQQLRQEFETATEERKNAIRIRLQEMNKERIEYIQQTIDAHKGLYVSKFLNSLVPIDSKLPDYPRDAEGNITDSTYLYRWYRSHFFDNFDIYNPDMLRTPLYEEKLMEYMTRVIPQHPDTICVEADKILAKTKSNDDIFRCVLVSLFNYYTKSKIMVHENVWVHLADKWYIPNATWSTADYIETLKKEVEKRRYNLIGMMAPPMEMLMALPPDHFRAAALDTAIKFDLYAGVNIQDFRKSLKGKYTVILFWDYACSHCKKVIQDLFQVYEEYKDKGLTVVTVQTVISREAKGKWIDYINEHQFFGWTNAWSPFSNKYRDLYDVSMTPIIFLLDEDEKIIGKRLVPEQIKDFIE; from the coding sequence ATGAAAATTCTGTTATTTTGTAAAAATATTTTTCTCTTGTCCTTCCTGACAACAATTTCTGTTTTTTCTCAAGGGTATGAAATTAAAATATCTTTAAAAAGCAAAAATGATACAGTGATGCTGGGACATTATTTTGCTAAAAGAGATATGATGATTCCTGATGATACAGTGGTTCTGGATAAATCAGGAACCGGAATCTTTAAAGGAAAAAAGAAACTGGATCGAGGGGTCTATTTCATCATTAATGATCAAAAGCAACTTTTCGATATTATAATAGGCGATGAACAGAAATTTGAGATATTGGTAGATACTGCCGATATGCTAAATAAAACCCGGTTTAAATCCTCTATTGAAAATGATGTGTTTTTTGGTTTTCAGCGTTATAACATTGAAAAATCCATAGAAATGCAGCAATTGCGTCAGGAATTTGAAACTGCTACGGAAGAACGAAAGAATGCAATACGTATCCGGTTACAGGAAATGAATAAAGAACGGATTGAGTATATTCAACAAACGATAGATGCCCATAAAGGCTTATATGTAAGTAAGTTTTTAAATTCACTTGTTCCAATAGACAGTAAATTGCCTGATTATCCGCGTGATGCAGAAGGCAATATTACTGATTCCACGTACCTGTACCGATGGTACAGGTCACATTTTTTCGACAATTTTGATATTTATAATCCGGATATGTTACGTACTCCTTTGTATGAGGAGAAGTTAATGGAATATATGACCCGGGTCATTCCGCAGCATCCCGATACCATTTGTGTAGAAGCAGATAAAATATTGGCAAAGACGAAATCTAACGATGATATTTTCAGGTGTGTACTCGTGTCACTATTTAATTACTACACCAAAAGTAAAATAATGGTACATGAGAATGTATGGGTACATTTGGCGGATAAATGGTATATTCCTAATGCAACATGGAGTACTGCCGATTATATCGAGACATTAAAAAAAGAAGTAGAAAAAAGAAGGTACAACCTGATTGGTATGATGGCTCCTCCGATGGAAATGCTGATGGCTTTACCTCCTGATCATTTCAGGGCGGCAGCATTGGATACTGCTATTAAATTTGACTTATATGCAGGTGTGAACATACAGGATTTTCGTAAGAGCCTGAAAGGGAAATATACCGTTATTTTATTCTGGGACTATGCATGTAGCCATTGTAAAAAAGTAATTCAGGACCTGTTTCAGGTATACGAAGAGTATAAAGACAAGGGGTTGACGGTAGTTACTGTACAAACTGTAATATCCAGAGAAGCCAAAGGAAAATGGATTGATTATATTAATGAGCACCAATTTTTCGGTTGGACCAATGCATGGAGTCCGTTCAGTAATAAATATCGGGATCTGTATGATGTTTCTATGACTCCGATTATATTCCTGCTTGACGAAGATGAAAAGATCATTGGAAAACGTTTGGTTCCGGAGCAAATAAAAGATTTTATTGAATAG